DNA from Deltaproteobacteria bacterium:
GGAGGTCAACGCTGGGTGGCAAGAGGACCTCTTCGTCCGGGCAGGGTTGGGCCTTATGATAGAGCTCTTGCGTCATGACCTCATAGAGGGCCACCTCTTCCCTCAGCCTCTCACAAAAGCCATCCTCCTCCATCCCCAATCGTCTCAGCAGGGCCTGATAGTCCTCAAAAGAGAAGAACTGCTTTTTTAGGGAACGCCAAAAGATCTCGGCACCATCAGCATCAAAAAGTGGAGGGGGCGGGTTGGCGTCCTTGGATCCCCTCCCCTTTACACGGGGGAGGGAGGCGTGGCGATGGTGCAGGGAGGTCCTTACTTGGCAGATATACCCCTCATCCTGTTCCCTCATCCCTTGATAGGAGAAATAGGAAAAACCGTTGATCCCTATCCCTTTGAGCCCCTCCACCTCCTGCTGGATCTGGGCAGGGGTCTTGATCCAGGCCCCCAGCCCGGCGAATACCATCCCCGCCTTCTCCCTCCTCTTGGCCTCGGCCATCTGGGCCACCACCCGCGTTTGATCCCCGTGGTAGGCCATGGGAACGACCAAATCCATATATCCCTGGGCGAGCCAGGTGGGCCAGTCCTGCCCTTTGAGATAATAGGCCACCTGGGGGTCAGGGAGCACCGCCGCAGAGAGGATGACCTGAGGCCTGATGGCCTTCACCTCCCTGTGGATATCCCTCACGAGCTCGGTAATATAGTGGCTTCTTGTCTCCGCCCAAAGGGAGTAATAATAGTAGTGCCAGCGCAGGTGCAGGGGGAGCCTTCCTTGAATAAACCTCTCGGGCAAGGGGTTTTTCACCCAGGAGGAAAGCAGCCGGGGGTCCACCCCCCAGCGCCGGACAAACGCCTCCACAGCCTCCTTGTTAAAACCCCAGTGGGGTCCTGGATAGCGGATGAAGTCGAGGTGTACCCCATCCACATCATATCCCTTGACCACCTCTTTGCATACCTGCAGGAAATAATCCCGGACCTGGGTGTTAGCGGGATCAAGGTATATACCCTCGCTGGGCTCCTTGGCCCTTTCATATGGATCGTATTGGGCGAGGTTGCGCCCCTCCTCGTCCACGATCAACCACTCTGGATGGCGGTTAACCACGTGCTCTAGGGAAAGGGGGTAAGGGGGAGGATAAGGCCATACATAAAAGCAGTTGAGCCAGGCGTGTATCTGCAACCCTGCGGCATGCCCCCGCTGCAGGATATAGCTCAGGGGATCGTATTTGCAGGGTGTATCTGCCAGGACCTCGGCCCATGGATCAATCTGGGAGCGATAGTAGGCATCCCCTCGGCCGTGGACCTGCACAAAAAGGAGATTGAACCTCCCCCGTCTGGCGTCCTCCACGATCTCATTTAGCACTGTGGGGGAGGTCAGCCGATACCTCACCACCCATATGCCTCTGCCCTCGTGCGGGAAGCAGCCGCTGATGGCAAGGGAAAGGAGGACTATCACCTGAAAGACAAAGAAACGACGCAACTTCATCACCTCTCTATACAGAGGTCTTTTAAGGAGGTATATTCCCCACCAGCATAGACCTGGAACCCCCTAAACCCCTTCCTGATGACCACCAGGTTGTCCCTGTACCAGAGGCTGGTATATACTGTATCCTCTGCCAGGATCTTCTGGATGCGGCTGTACAGCCTTTTGCGCCGCCCTTTATCGACGGTGCGCCTCGAGACTTCCAGCAGCCTATCCACCTCTGGATTGCAGTATTGGCCACGATTGGCACCATTGGGGGGGAGGCTACTGGAGTGAAAGAGGTAATAGAATATATCCGGGTCCACCACCCCTATCCAGCGCAGGGAGTATACCTGGAAGTTGCCCTTTTTGATATCATCGAAGAAGGTCCCCCATTCAAAGCTGCGCACATCCAGACCGACTCCCACCCTCTTCAGATACCCCTTTATGATCTGGGCGATCTCCTTGGACTCCATATCGGTGGATGTCTTAAAGGAAAGGGAAAACCGCATCCGGGGGCCGTCCCCGTCGGGATCAAGAAAGCCAGCCGCATCCAAGAGCTTCTTTGCCTGCTGAGGGTCGTAGTTATACCTCCTTACATCCCCCTCGTAGGCCCAATGTAAGGGGGACAGTACTACCCCATCGGCCTTCATTGCCAGGCCCTTGAGGGTATGGGTGATGATGGCGTCTCTGTCGATGGCATGGGAGATGGCCTGACGTACCTCCTTGTGCCTCAAGATGGGGTCAATCAAGTTGTAGCCCAGATATTGATAGGTAATCCCCCCCTCCTTGATGACCCGTACGCCCGGGATCCTTCGCATAAATTTTACCGCATAGGCGGGCACACAATTTTGCAACAGATCCACCCCTCCCTTTTTCATCTCCATCAAACGAGTGGTGGTGTTGGCCAGGATCCGGAACTGAACCCAGTCGATCCTCGGTCTCCCCCTGAAGTAGTTGGGTTTTGCAACCAGCACGATCTCCTCCCCTGGTCTCCAGACCTGAAGGGAAAAGGGACCCGATCCAACGGGTGGGGATTTGCACCGAAAGGGGCTCCCCTGGGGGACGATCCCCACCGTCAGGGCATAGGGGAAGGAGACGTAGGTATCCTTTAAGATGAATTTCAAGGTATATCTTCCGATGACCTCGATATGCCTCACAGATCCATAGGAACCCCTTTTGGGGGAGCCGTTTTGTGGATCCATGATGAAAGAAAAGGTGGATCGCACATCCTCGGCCGTGACCTCCCTGCCATCATGAAATTGCACCCCCTTGTGCAGCCGGAGGAGATAGGTGACCTCATCCAGTTGGGACCACGAACAGGCCAGGTCGGGGACCAATCGCCCCTTATCATCCAACTGCAGCAGCGAACTGTAGAGGAGGGGAGCTATACGCGAGGCCCTCGCCCCTACCGCAAAACGGGGGTCTAACGTGGATATGCTCCCATCGAGCCCTACCCTTATCCCCTTTCCAGGCAGAGCCCCCCTCGATCCACAAGCCAGCAACAGGAAGAGGGGGAGGATGAGAATGAATCTGCTCATATGGGTTTTAAGGTGGAAGGTCTTGAGAGAGATAGGTGAAGTAGGGCTCGGGGATGGTTCTAGACCTCCCTTCGGTATCTACGCAGAGGTGTTTGGTCTCCCCCTCCACCAAGGTCTGCCATGTCTTCTTTCTCAACACCAGATATCTGAAGACTACCGAGCGCCTCTGAAGGACACCTAAAGAGGTCCTCACCGTGATCAACTCATCGTACCTAGCGGGCTGCCGATACTTGCAGTGGGCCTCGGCCACCACTAGGCGGTAGCCTAGCTCCTCCAGTTCAAGGTAATTGAAACCCCTCTGGCGGCAATACTCGGATCTGCCCATCTCGAACCAGACCAGGTAATTGGCGTAGTAGACCACCCCCATGCGATCGGTCTCTGCATAGCGGACCCTCAGCTCGAACTCTACGTAACCGTCTCGCCAGCTCAACCCATCTCCTCTCGCTAAAGGGCCCGGAAGTAATCAGGACGCAGGAGGTTGGGGTCCCTTTTGGCCAACACCTCATGGATGAGTTTGAGGGTGGCATCCTTGTCCTTGGGCATCCTGGCCTTGATGGGAAGGTAATTGGAGGCATGGTTGGAGAAGAAGAGCCCATGCATCTCGGTATAGGCGATCATTATCCCTAACTCTTCGATCAATTCGAAGGGGGTCGGGAGGACGAACTCCCCCCTCTCTATCTCTTCATAGATGGGGGTCCCGGGGACGATGATCAAGGATAAGGCCCCCACATAGTCAGGGTCCATCTCCGTAAGGATCCGGCCGGTGGCGATGGCATGCTCCTTACTCCTCTCCCTCCCCCCAATCCCCAACAAGACCGTCACAGAGAGCTTTATCCCCGCATCCTTCACCATCCTTCCCGCCTGCACCAACTTTTCATAGGTGGTTCCCTTCCTCATCCTATCCAGGACCACCTGATCCCCTGATTCTACCCCCATGTAGATGATCTCGAGCCCCGCTTCCCTCAATTCCCGGAGGTTCTCCTCTGTTTTCTTCAGGACCCCCTTGGCATTGGCATAGACCCCCACCCTCCTCAGGTGTGGTAGTTTCCGATTGAGGTAGTCCATAACCTCCATCAACCTCGGTTGGGGGACGATAAGGGCGTCACCGTCGGCCAGGAAGACCTTTTCTATGGCCCAGCCGAACTGGGCGGCCTCGTCAATGTCTTCCTTGATCTCCTGAGATGTCTTTATCCTAAACTTTTTGTCCTTATAAGAAGGACAAAAGGCGCATTTATTGTGTGAGCAACCCACCGTAATCTGGAGGATTAGGCTGTCTGCCTCGCTAGGAGGACGATATATGGTCCCTTCGTACTTCATACTCGCTCGTCTCATAGGGTTCCAGGGGCCTAGGGGCCAATAGATACAGGGTTCCAGGGGGCCAGTGGTCGAGTGAAATACACTAGAACCCTAGGATCCTGGAATCCTTGAACCCTGTTTGAAGGTTGACCCCTTGAATACTCTCAATTCCACCAATTGAATGGGAGAAGATCCCAAAAAAATTAATCCCCCGCCCTCTCCTTTTCAACCCCTTCGTCCTCGAAGATGAAGAGGATCTCGTTCTCCTTGATCAGACCCAGATCCCTCCTGGCTACCGACTCCAGGTATCGGGGGTCCTCCCGCAGGCGTCTGATCTCCTCTTTAAACCTTTTATTCTCCTCTCGCATCTGGCTCACATCGCTGAGGATCCTGTCTCGTTCCTGCCGTAACTGGATAATCTTGACCACCCCCTTTTCCCCGAAGAGGGCAAAATACCACACCATCAAGATGAGTCCTATTAAAAAGATAAGGAGCCCCTTCTTTTGCGTCCTGAAGGCACGGTTCATCTCAACACTGACCTCACAGAGATCACCCCCCACATCTCCACCTGGGGGACATCCTTAGGTAGCGGGTTGAACCTATACCTCTTGATGTATTTTATGGCTGCTAGGTCTACTGTGGCACCCCCCTTGACAAGGGGGATGACCTTACCCACCGTGCCATTAGGGATGACCCAAAACTTAAGCAATACATCGGCCGCCACCGAGACCTTCACCTTAGGAGGAGGAGGGATATAGATGACCTTTCGGCTGGCCGCTGGCCCCTTTATCCCCAACTTGACGGTCTCCGGCAGCGGGAGGGGCCTCTTTGCCCTCTTGCTTCCTACTTCCTTCAGGCTGGCGATGATCCGCTTGGCCTCGACATCCTCTGGCAGGGGGAGAGCCCCCCCCTTGACGTTTTTGGCCATGGGCCTGGGCGCATTGTAGATCTCACCCCGCCGCTCCTCCTTTTGCATTATCTCCTCCAATTCGTGATAAAAGCGGGAGGTCTTCAATATCCTCATCTTCTCTTGCTCATCCAATTTTTCGGCGGGAAAGAGGCTGACTCTAGGAATGGGTGGTTTACGCTCTTCGCTTAAACCCATCTCCGACAATCTCCTGAGCACCAGCTCATCCCTGATCCTCTGCACCGGGGTATCCTCCCATAGACCCATCTCCTCTCCTCCTCTTACCACATTCTTTTGCACGGGTTCCAGGTAGAGGTCTGCGGCCTTGATCATGGTCACCGGGATGAGGGACACCTTGGTTGGCTTCAAGAGATTGGGCACCGCCAACAGCACCACCAGATGGAGGAAAAAGGAAAAGAGGATGAAGGGGGAGATCCTCCTCATCACTCCCCAAGTCCTATCTTCTTCCACCCTTTTTCTCCTTCGGCTGGGTGGCGATGGCAAGCCGATTCAACCCCGAGGTCTTGGCGGCACCCATTACTTCCACTACTTTCCCATGGAGGGCCTTGGCATCGGCCTGGATGATAATCAGGGTCTGGGGGTTCTTCTGAGCTACCCCTTTCAACCTCTGCTCCAACTCCTGTAAGGTGACCAGCCTCCTCTCCAAGAAGACCCTGTTGTCCTTGGTGATGACCACCCTCACTTCCTTCTTCTCACGGGTCACCTTCTCCGCTTCGGCCTTGGGAAGGTTGACCTTGATCCCAGGGGTCACTATGAAGGTGCTGGCTAGCATAAAAAAGATCAAAAGCAGAAAGACCACATCCACCAAGGGGGTGATCTCAATCCGAGCATCATCTTTCCTAGGCTGTCTAAACTGCATTTTTTCTAATCCTCCTTCTTCAGGAGGTCCACCATCCTGATTGAATTTTCTTCCATCTCCAATATCAGGGAATCCGCTTTGTTCATTAGGTATCGATATATGACGAAGGCGGGGATGGCCACCACCAACCCTGCCGCGGTGGTGACGAGGGC
Protein-coding regions in this window:
- a CDS encoding septum formation initiator family protein → MGGDLCEVSVEMNRAFRTQKKGLLIFLIGLILMVWYFALFGEKGVVKIIQLRQERDRILSDVSQMREENKRFKEEIRRLREDPRYLESVARRDLGLIKENEILFIFEDEGVEKERAGD
- a CDS encoding acyl-CoA thioesterase; amino-acid sequence: MGVVYYANYLVWFEMGRSEYCRQRGFNYLELEELGYRLVVAEAHCKYRQPARYDELITVRTSLGVLQRRSVVFRYLVLRKKTWQTLVEGETKHLCVDTEGRSRTIPEPYFTYLSQDLPP
- a CDS encoding family 10 glycosylhydrolase translates to MKLRRFFVFQVIVLLSLAISGCFPHEGRGIWVVRYRLTSPTVLNEIVEDARRGRFNLLFVQVHGRGDAYYRSQIDPWAEVLADTPCKYDPLSYILQRGHAAGLQIHAWLNCFYVWPYPPPYPLSLEHVVNRHPEWLIVDEEGRNLAQYDPYERAKEPSEGIYLDPANTQVRDYFLQVCKEVVKGYDVDGVHLDFIRYPGPHWGFNKEAVEAFVRRWGVDPRLLSSWVKNPLPERFIQGRLPLHLRWHYYYYSLWAETRSHYITELVRDIHREVKAIRPQVILSAAVLPDPQVAYYLKGQDWPTWLAQGYMDLVVPMAYHGDQTRVVAQMAEAKRREKAGMVFAGLGAWIKTPAQIQQEVEGLKGIGINGFSYFSYQGMREQDEGYICQVRTSLHHRHASLPRVKGRGSKDANPPPPLFDADGAEIFWRSLKKQFFSFEDYQALLRRLGMEEDGFCERLREEVALYEVMTQELYHKAQPCPDEEVLLPPSVDLQVIFRYVHPKDGPKTREEAYMVIQEAYRRVMEGEEFSQVARECSQGITAGLGGVQDRVYLQDGWDLAEIISSFQEGEITPVIEVPHGYLIYKVLGFHPPERRVYGELPWCLKRVVFQERLAQMLEGED
- a CDS encoding radical SAM protein translates to MKYEGTIYRPPSEADSLILQITVGCSHNKCAFCPSYKDKKFRIKTSQEIKEDIDEAAQFGWAIEKVFLADGDALIVPQPRLMEVMDYLNRKLPHLRRVGVYANAKGVLKKTEENLRELREAGLEIIYMGVESGDQVVLDRMRKGTTYEKLVQAGRMVKDAGIKLSVTVLLGIGGRERSKEHAIATGRILTEMDPDYVGALSLIIVPGTPIYEEIERGEFVLPTPFELIEELGIMIAYTEMHGLFFSNHASNYLPIKARMPKDKDATLKLIHEVLAKRDPNLLRPDYFRAL
- a CDS encoding biopolymer transporter ExbD, which gives rise to MQFRQPRKDDARIEITPLVDVVFLLLIFFMLASTFIVTPGIKVNLPKAEAEKVTREKKEVRVVITKDNRVFLERRLVTLQELEQRLKGVAQKNPQTLIIIQADAKALHGKVVEVMGAAKTSGLNRLAIATQPKEKKGGRR
- a CDS encoding ABC transporter substrate-binding protein; translation: MSRFILILPLFLLLACGSRGALPGKGIRVGLDGSISTLDPRFAVGARASRIAPLLYSSLLQLDDKGRLVPDLACSWSQLDEVTYLLRLHKGVQFHDGREVTAEDVRSTFSFIMDPQNGSPKRGSYGSVRHIEVIGRYTLKFILKDTYVSFPYALTVGIVPQGSPFRCKSPPVGSGPFSLQVWRPGEEIVLVAKPNYFRGRPRIDWVQFRILANTTTRLMEMKKGGVDLLQNCVPAYAVKFMRRIPGVRVIKEGGITYQYLGYNLIDPILRHKEVRQAISHAIDRDAIITHTLKGLAMKADGVVLSPLHWAYEGDVRRYNYDPQQAKKLLDAAGFLDPDGDGPRMRFSLSFKTSTDMESKEIAQIIKGYLKRVGVGLDVRSFEWGTFFDDIKKGNFQVYSLRWIGVVDPDIFYYLFHSSSLPPNGANRGQYCNPEVDRLLEVSRRTVDKGRRKRLYSRIQKILAEDTVYTSLWYRDNLVVIRKGFRGFQVYAGGEYTSLKDLCIER